The sequence CAGATGTTATTGATGGACTTATGTCGAATTATATTTCGGGAAACTCCGGGATAACGGACCTTATTTATGAGACTGCTTCAGCGCTGTGCCGGGAGGAATCTGATTACCAGATCATGATTGAAAGATTAAAACGGTCTGGAAGCTCATACCATAAAGATCTGCTGGCCGGTTTGTATGCAGCAATAGGCGACACTGATACCCAGAAAAAAGTCCTGGAAAGCAAACTTGAATACGGAATGGATTATTGGAAACTGGCAAAGTATTGGTTTGACCAAGGTGATCGCACGAAAGGATTCGATGTAATATTAGATGGCATCGAAAAAGGCAAGGGGCGAAAAAATGAACTATATGAAGCATTACAAAAGCATTATCAAGAAGAGAACGATTACGGCAACATCTTGAAATTGCTACAACAAAAAATTGACAAAAATGAACTTGATCAACGGATGTTAAGGGATGATGGAGCCTATCAATGTCTATGGGAATACTACAGCAGAACAAATGACTATTTACAGCAAAAACGGCTTCTGGAATTGTGTTTGATGAGAAATGACCTTGATCTGTTTTTTTACAAGACAGCTGAAAAGACCTTGAATAAAGAAGACTGGAAAAACTTTGAATCAAAAATTAGGCATCCTTCATATTCCCATAAAAGTAGTTTACACTTTTTGGGTGAAGCCCCCGGAAAACGGAACTTGCGTCAGAAAGTGTAAAGTACTTGTGAAGGATGCCAAAAATTATAACAAATCTGCTGGACGGCATCACGCTGCAACAGGAAAAACTTAAATTCCAGAAATGGAATTATGGTGCGTATTATGGGAGTTATGAAACATCGATATTGGCGGAAATTTATAATTATAAAAAGGAAATTGACAAGTTGTTTGAAATCGTCAGGGGGAGTGTTGACCTCCTGCAAAAGTATGAATCGCTCCTGCTTCCAAACTATGCTTCCGAATACCTGAAAGTCTACAAGAACCGCATTGATCGTTTAATCGCAGCTCGTGGGCGTAAGAATTATCAGACCGCAGTACCATATGTAAAAAAAGTGAAACAGATTTATACTGAGATGTTGCAGAAACCCTCAGATTGGAAGGCCTATATTGCACACCTGCGCACGTCCAATAAATGCCTGCCTGCATTGCAGGATGAGTTGTCAAGAATGTGATGTCTGGACAGCTACGAATATAATGATTTCATTAAAAAATTGAAACGTGTCATATCTTGTTGATGGCCGACTCACTATGTCAAAATTTAATAAATTCTCAAAAGTTTATTCTTCTACGGTCAGAAGACGATTTGATGTTTAGGGCAATGCACCCAAAAAGCAGGATGAAGGAATGAAGATAGTCTTAACTTATTTTGTTGCTGTTTTTATCAATCCGATTTTGATAATACTCATATCAATAATGTTGTTCCCTAAGGCATTGCAAGAAAGTATATTAGGGATACTTATTCAAACAACGATAGCAGGATTTGCGTCTATATGGCTTGGAAAAACTATTTTTAATATTTTCGAATTACAACCCGATCCTTTGATGATTTTCCTGATTGGAAGTGTTTTTTTCGTGAACTCTCTTTTAGCATACGATTTCAAGGATACTGGTCCTATTTTATACAATGCTACTGCATTAGGCCTTGTAGGAAGTATTTTGGGAATATTTATTGGGGGGTTATGTTTTTTTTAAACTCTGGCAACCAATACTTCGGACAGTTTTTGAAAGTCCGAAAGGCCCTGTTATCAAAGTTTTGAGGTACGCCGAATAATTATTTAAAACTCGACGTGTAGGCTGAGTTGCAAATAGATAGCTGTATAGCTGGAATCCTTTGATTCCAGGGACTAAAAACTGTCCGAACTATTGAATAATAGTCCTGAGTTTTAAACCCTGCATTTATGGGATTCCTATATTGATGTAGCCCACAGTGAGAATTTGAAATGATCACCCCGCCCCCTCCACAATACTTCTGCTATTGAATGCTATTTTGAAATAGGCCGGGGCGAGCATAAATACCATTATTGCGCACCTCAAGAAAATTCAGATTTTTAGTAATTACAGGCTGTTTAATTCACGTTATAGTCCTCAGAGGCTGAAAAGACAGGACTTAATAGACACAATGCTTTCCTTTTTAAATCAAAAACGTTATCAAAATTTAGGGCTTGGTTCTAACTTCGCCCACTAATTCTTAAGCCACTAATTTCAATTGGTTTCGTGGCCGTGCCGGATAGTCCACATTATTCAAGAGAAATTCAAAGAGGTCATTCGGTTTAGCCTCAAAAAATCGTTCAGCAGCCGTGGTTCCATCTCGTCTTTTGATATAATAGTTGTGCATAATTGTGGATGCTTTTAAATGTCGATCACTCAGACGATGAATTCCTTGATGGCGGAGTGCTAATTGTGCATTTCTTCCCTCAACACAGGAACTCGATCTTTGAAAAAGTTGAGCGCAGCTCTTGGCGGCTTTTTCCAGCTCCTTTATTTTGCAATCTGAAATGACATCGCAGTATCCGTCGGTACAGTTAACAACCGACAATAAGTCTTGGGACTTCTGGAGGATTTCCGTTTTCCGGTCAATATCCCTATGCCTCCTTGCCGCCAGTTTCAAATAATGACCTGGGATTAAATAGTTGTGCATCAGGTTTTTGTCGCGATCCGATAGGTTCATATTATCAAGGTAAACATCGACCATATGAAAAAAGAAGGCAATGGTTGCAACCATACTATTCACAACTCGTTGGGCTTTATTGACACGCTCTTTGCATCGATCCGAGAGATTGGCTGTGGCAGTATGAATTTTATCAAAACAGTCTATCAGAAGGCTGTCGACAGTTTTTGAATCCTGCTTCTGGCCGGTTTCGAGGTTGTATGGATGATAAATTTTTCCTATCTTAGCTTTTTCACTGCGTACGGTTTCATAATTTAAGCGGGCCTGATCCAAGTTTTTTTGAGCAAATTGTTCTTGGGCTTTAGCCTGCTCAATTCTTTTTTCAAAGTGTGGTCTACGTCCCCGGGGGCGTTTGTCAGCAGTGTCGAATTTTTCTTTTTTTTGCTCAATGTCATGAGTCAGCTTGACCTTTCTTTCGTATTCTTTTTCTGCTTTTTTTATTTTTGACATCAAAGCACCGCAAGTGCCTTTTCCGATTTCATAAATGACGTGGAAACAATCCGGTGAATGATGAACCTTAAGACCTTTAAGCGCGTGACTGATAAGACTACGGCCTTCATCACTGGCAACTTGGATGACTTCAACAGGAAAACCGGAAAGCGCATTGTCTATTGCCTCATTCCAGGTTTTGGCCTCACGATTGAGGGCATATCTTTCTACAAGGATAAAGTTTGAAACAGGTTCCATAGCAACAAGACAAATTTGAGGGTGAAAGGTCTCATCCTCGCAAAGCGTGATTATTTTTGCAGGCATTTGTTGACCAAGCCTCTCGTCCTCAATATTTCCGAATTGGATGATTTTATCATCTATCTGAGCGGAAACCTTGCGCTGAGATGAATATGATGATGCAACAAACGGTGATAGGCCGGATCTGATTAAAAAATCGCTGACATTGTGGATGCTGGCCGCTCCAGCTTTAGTAAACGAAACATGGGCAGATGTCATCAATCGGTGTAAAAAAGCTATGCCAACTGGACTTTCAAAAAATTCTATTAAAATTGGATCTGCATCAATACTATTTTTTCGGTCTGCCCAATACCGAAGTGTTGAGCGAGCAATACCATTATTTTTTGAAAAATCACGCTGGCTAACGGCCTGCCCCCTTGATTCAAAATCCTGCACAAGTTTTGCTATTTCGGCTCGTTCCCATTTCCTGTTTATGCTTGTTACATGTCCCGATTCATTATATGGTCTTTTCATAGCTCGATCTGGTATTGATTTAAAAAATAAGATAATTCGCACTTTCCTATTTTCTCCTATCAGATCGGGCTTAAATTGTCTCGGGCTTTTTCAATTTCAATTTTTCTCCATTTCTTTGGCTAAATGGGCGAAGTTAGAACCAAGCCCAAAATTTAGCATTAAGCCCGTGTGTTCACATTCAAATAGTGTAACGCCCCCTCTGACAAAATAATGTAACGCCTTTTGGGGACATTATCCCGCCGCCATACCCCGCTCTAAAATTGAATAAACACCCCGCCTATCCCGCTTTTTAGCCTGGCTGAAAGCCAGGTCTCTGGGTTAGCATTAGCGTTACAGTATTTCGTCAGTCTCCAACGAAAATACCCGTTACACTATTTGAATGGTAACACCCGTGTCTAATTTTCGTGGTAGAATACCCATCTAATAAATGGAAATAGGTCAAATTGCTATCACCAATTTGTTTTCTAACTCAAATATTATATTTGTAATGAATTATTTTGACTTTCAAGCGTTGATAGGATTATTTTTATATGAAATCTTACTTTTTATTTCCAAGTTAAGGCCTTAATATGAATAATTGCTCATATTCTAACCCTGACCGTCCTGATTATAAGTGCAAGAGAGAACGATACGGTGAGTTTGAATACTGCATTTTTCATCTCCCTGACCCCTCGCTTATTTTGAATTACAATAAGATTTTCAAAGAGGAATTTGCTAAGTTACATGAAAAAAAAGACGGTGACTGGCTTGGCTTCAAATTCAATGAGAATGTAAAAATCGACAAACCGCAGATTACCTATGAAATAGATTTTTCTTATTCCGAATTTGGTAAAGTTGAGATTCATCAAGGAAAATTCGAAAAATCAATTACAGCTGATAATTGCTTGTTTAAAAAAGAAATTTATATAAACGCAAAATTTTTATCCAATTTTAGTTGTCAAAATGCTTCGTTTGAAAAGCCAATAAGGCTTCACTGTACTTTTGATGCTACGGCGAAATTTAATAACACTAATTTCTGGAAGCAAACGTGGTTTGGAGGCAGTTTTAATGGTGAGCAAACAGGCTTTCAGGATTGTATTTTTCATGACTCAGCTACCTTTTCCGGCGGGCGGGATGTGACGCTTATGATCGGTGGCCAAGAACAAAATAATAGTACCGCAAAAATTCGGAGACTTTTTAAAAAACAAACAGGAATGCAACATGTTGATTTTCAAAGACCAGATAGAGTTAAATTTGTTGGGGTTGATATGGCAAAGGTCCTTCTGGTTGGAACTGATTTAAGAGGCGTTCATCTATACGATACCACCTGGTATCAAAAAAAATTAGGCCGGAATGGTTTGGCAGATGAAATACACACTAGTCAAACTACAGATGAAACTTATACAAACTACATTACTCCCCGCATAGAATCACAGTATAGAAACGTTAGAGCTGCTTTAGAGGATAATAAAGATTTTATTTTTGCATCGGATTTTTATATTGGAGAAATGGAAATCAGAAGAAAA comes from uncultured Desulfobacter sp. and encodes:
- a CDS encoding DUF6399 domain-containing protein gives rise to the protein MKRPYNESGHVTSINRKWERAEIAKLVQDFESRGQAVSQRDFSKNNGIARSTLRYWADRKNSIDADPILIEFFESPVGIAFLHRLMTSAHVSFTKAGAASIHNVSDFLIRSGLSPFVASSYSSQRKVSAQIDDKIIQFGNIEDERLGQQMPAKIITLCEDETFHPQICLVAMEPVSNFILVERYALNREAKTWNEAIDNALSGFPVEVIQVASDEGRSLISHALKGLKVHHSPDCFHVIYEIGKGTCGALMSKIKKAEKEYERKVKLTHDIEQKKEKFDTADKRPRGRRPHFEKRIEQAKAQEQFAQKNLDQARLNYETVRSEKAKIGKIYHPYNLETGQKQDSKTVDSLLIDCFDKIHTATANLSDRCKERVNKAQRVVNSMVATIAFFFHMVDVYLDNMNLSDRDKNLMHNYLIPGHYLKLAARRHRDIDRKTEILQKSQDLLSVVNCTDGYCDVISDCKIKELEKAAKSCAQLFQRSSSCVEGRNAQLALRHQGIHRLSDRHLKASTIMHNYYIKRRDGTTAAERFFEAKPNDLFEFLLNNVDYPARPRNQLKLVA